A window of Paenibacillus sp. 19GGS1-52 contains these coding sequences:
- the ric gene encoding iron-sulfur cluster repair di-iron protein — METQQTYDRTSEIEQSSQNTFNGEALVRDIVLQFPKAADYFKANKIDFCCGGARPLADAAAERGLDIDSMLGDLNKLLAEYPVLEEDKVWNTAPSAQLIEHIINKHHHYLREELPLIGQNVAKVFRVHGEDSPHLAEMHALFNTLKEELLQHTAKEEESEFPKILAYSADPSEEALAELRLILNKLEDEHDAAGDILKKIRLVTNDFTPPGHACTTYRLTYARLEELEGMTFEHVHLENNILFPRYQ, encoded by the coding sequence ATGGAAACCCAACAAACTTATGATAGAACTTCAGAAATAGAACAGTCTTCGCAGAACACTTTTAATGGTGAAGCATTGGTAAGAGATATTGTACTGCAATTCCCTAAAGCTGCAGATTATTTCAAAGCAAACAAGATTGATTTCTGCTGTGGCGGCGCAAGACCGCTGGCGGATGCGGCTGCAGAGCGTGGTCTGGATATTGACAGCATGTTGGGCGATTTGAATAAGCTGCTTGCAGAATATCCGGTGCTTGAAGAAGATAAGGTATGGAATACTGCGCCTTCCGCACAGTTGATCGAACATATTATTAATAAGCACCACCATTATTTACGTGAAGAGTTGCCTCTAATCGGACAAAATGTAGCCAAAGTGTTCCGTGTGCATGGTGAAGATTCTCCTCACTTAGCTGAAATGCATGCGCTGTTCAACACGCTTAAGGAAGAATTGCTGCAGCACACCGCCAAGGAAGAGGAAAGTGAGTTTCCTAAGATATTGGCTTACTCGGCAGATCCTAGTGAAGAAGCTTTAGCCGAGCTGCGTCTTATTCTGAATAAGTTGGAAGACGAGCATGATGCCGCTGGTGATATTCTAAAGAAAATCCGCCTGGTTACTAATGACTTCACCCCTCCGGGCCATGCTTGTACTACCTACCGTTTAACGTATGCCCGGCTCGAAGAGCTGGAAGGAATGACCTTTGAGCATGTTCATCTGGAGAATAACATTTTGTTCCCAAGATATCAGTAA
- a CDS encoding histidine phosphatase family protein, whose protein sequence is MKHTRLYLARHGETEWNMVHRMQGFQDSALTALGLQQAEWLRKAMHTVPLDAIYASPSPRALRTAEIVRAERSIQLKTTEVLMEMGFGVWEGCYSSEVESRYPEQWHNFWKEPGKFKVEGSETYAEVRTRALHKLKEIMETHEGQSVLIVTHTVIIKHLMAYFEGRAMEQLWDLPYIHPTSLCQIDIIDGVPEIVLHGDISHYESSEVGPSV, encoded by the coding sequence ATGAAGCACACTAGACTTTATTTAGCACGGCATGGAGAGACGGAATGGAATATGGTGCATCGTATGCAGGGATTTCAGGATTCAGCCTTGACTGCGCTTGGTCTGCAACAGGCTGAATGGCTGCGAAAAGCTATGCATACGGTACCGCTTGATGCTATCTATGCAAGTCCCAGTCCTCGGGCACTACGTACAGCGGAAATTGTCCGTGCGGAGCGCAGCATCCAGTTGAAGACCACCGAAGTGCTCATGGAAATGGGCTTCGGTGTATGGGAGGGATGTTATTCTTCCGAGGTGGAGTCCCGTTATCCGGAGCAATGGCATAATTTCTGGAAGGAACCCGGGAAGTTTAAAGTTGAGGGAAGCGAGACGTATGCGGAGGTACGGACAAGGGCACTTCATAAACTGAAGGAAATCATGGAGACACATGAGGGGCAATCTGTACTTATTGTAACGCACACTGTAATTATTAAGCATCTGATGGCTTATTTTGAAGGGCGAGCAATGGAGCAGCTTTGGGATTTGCCCTACATCCACCCGACCAGCCTTTGCCAGATTGATATTATCGATGGAGTCCCGGAAATTGTGCTGCACGGAGACATTAGCCATTACGAATCAAGCGAAGTGGGCCCTAGCGTATAA
- a CDS encoding formate/nitrite transporter family protein, translated as MFTQNVENIVEVAVGKRDKMNESLPKYFLAALLAGAYVGIGIILIFSLGAPLAAIKSPFQPLVMGASFGIALTLVVFAGSELFTGNNMYFTASTLAGRTSVWDTVKNWVIVFLGNVAGAVILALLIQGTGLFKAIPPEHLIFTAAAKKMSLPFSELFFRGILCNWLVCLALWMSSRAKSETAKLVLIWWCLFAFIASGYEHSVANMTLLSVALLLPNHPDTITFAGWMHNMIPVTLGNIIGGGVFVGMAYWLISPVRGIRQNR; from the coding sequence ATGTTTACGCAAAATGTGGAGAATATCGTAGAAGTAGCGGTGGGTAAAAGGGATAAAATGAACGAAAGCTTGCCTAAGTACTTTCTGGCAGCACTATTAGCGGGGGCTTATGTAGGCATCGGTATTATTCTTATCTTTTCATTGGGAGCGCCGCTAGCGGCTATCAAATCACCTTTTCAACCGCTTGTTATGGGCGCGTCCTTTGGGATTGCACTGACACTTGTTGTCTTTGCTGGCTCGGAGCTGTTTACTGGCAATAATATGTACTTTACCGCGAGTACTCTTGCTGGCAGAACCAGTGTCTGGGATACCGTGAAAAATTGGGTTATCGTCTTCCTAGGCAACGTTGCCGGTGCTGTGATTCTGGCTCTACTGATTCAAGGTACTGGGCTGTTCAAGGCCATCCCCCCTGAGCATCTGATCTTTACCGCTGCGGCCAAAAAAATGAGTTTACCCTTCTCGGAATTGTTCTTCCGCGGGATCCTCTGTAACTGGCTGGTCTGTCTAGCCTTATGGATGTCCTCCCGTGCCAAGAGTGAAACGGCCAAGCTTGTTCTGATCTGGTGGTGTCTGTTCGCTTTTATCGCCAGTGGATATGAACATAGTGTAGCCAACATGACCCTGCTGAGCGTAGCCCTGCTGCTTCCAAACCACCCCGATACCATTACGTTTGCAGGTTGGATGCACAATATGATCCCGGTTACCTTGGGCAACATCATAGGTGGCGGTGTTTTTGTCGGCATGGCATACTGGTTAATCTCTCCCGTACGTGGGATTCGCCAGAACCGCTAA
- a CDS encoding Gfo/Idh/MocA family oxidoreductase: MSGAERKRVAMIGIGDIARKVYLPLLSRHDHVEVVGVLSHSPTTVQSAMNTYRFAKGTTLLAELLSWELDAVFVHSPTPTHYDIVTQCLRHGLAVYVDKPLSYDLGESKHMAALAVDKGLLLAVGFNRRYAPMYAAAKAWLEKAGGISHCSAIKHRTKQQASSSHETVHDDLIHMLDLLLWLCGGDYELLHSNLQSGTDGRLLQSSGMLGWANGAVGTYSMVRDAGADQEKVELHGHGRSVEVADMDKAVLYENGALPRSQSFGSWDTILDRRGFAGVVDHFLSNIDTPEQCGVAASAVLPSHVLAAVLTS; encoded by the coding sequence ATGAGTGGTGCTGAACGAAAAAGAGTGGCCATGATCGGAATCGGCGATATTGCCCGTAAAGTCTATCTGCCGCTGCTCTCCCGTCATGATCATGTTGAGGTCGTAGGCGTTCTCAGCCATTCACCGACAACGGTGCAAAGTGCGATGAACACGTACCGTTTTGCTAAAGGAACTACCCTTTTAGCTGAGTTATTATCCTGGGAGCTTGATGCTGTATTCGTGCATAGTCCCACGCCAACCCATTATGATATCGTCACACAATGCCTTCGGCATGGATTAGCAGTATATGTGGATAAACCTCTTTCCTATGATCTAGGAGAATCCAAGCATATGGCAGCGCTTGCTGTGGATAAAGGGCTTCTATTGGCCGTGGGCTTTAACCGTCGTTATGCTCCGATGTATGCTGCTGCCAAGGCCTGGCTGGAGAAAGCGGGTGGGATTAGCCACTGCAGTGCGATTAAGCATCGAACGAAGCAACAAGCCAGCAGCAGCCATGAAACTGTGCATGATGATCTGATTCATATGCTCGATTTGCTGCTGTGGCTGTGCGGTGGTGATTATGAGTTGCTGCATAGCAATTTGCAATCCGGCACAGACGGGCGATTACTGCAATCCTCCGGGATGCTGGGTTGGGCGAATGGTGCAGTTGGTACGTATAGCATGGTTCGTGATGCCGGTGCAGATCAAGAGAAAGTGGAGCTGCATGGGCATGGAAGATCAGTGGAAGTAGCCGATATGGATAAAGCGGTGCTCTACGAGAATGGTGCGTTGCCGCGCAGCCAGAGCTTTGGAAGCTGGGATACCATTTTGGACAGAAGAGGTTTTGCTGGAGTAGTCGATCATTTTTTGAGCAACATAGATACACCAGAGCAATGCGGAGTTGCTGCTTCAGCTGTATTGCCAAGTCATGTACTGGCAGCCGTGCTGACCAGTTAA
- a CDS encoding NADH:flavin oxidoreductase has product MSNQQQKIHSTEALFQPFTIHNLILPTRIVMSPMARAFSPEGVPGVDVAAYYRRRAENGVGLIITEGAMIEHPAATSEPRLPNMYGEAALNGWAEVVRQVHEAGGKIFPQILHMGMVRPLGAQPNPEALSIGPSGLDLEGNKVTAPMTEEEIASVIQAFADAAANAKSIGFDGVELHGAHGFLIDQFFWEKTNERSDRYGGDMINRMQFAAQIVQAVRAAVGPEYPIAMRLSQWKMNDYTAKLVDTPEQLEQFLSVLVTAGVDIFHCSTRHFGESEFEGSKLSFAGWVKKLSGKTTITVGAVGMDSDMNDLLERLDNHEFDLVAVARALLGDPAWATKIREGRLHELHAFTPEAISTLF; this is encoded by the coding sequence ATGAGTAACCAACAGCAGAAAATTCATTCCACGGAAGCATTGTTTCAACCCTTTACGATTCATAATTTAATCCTTCCTACTCGTATAGTCATGTCGCCAATGGCCCGTGCCTTTTCCCCAGAGGGTGTGCCGGGAGTGGATGTTGCGGCTTATTATCGTCGTCGTGCGGAGAATGGTGTCGGTCTTATTATTACGGAAGGTGCAATGATTGAGCATCCGGCTGCAACGAGTGAGCCGAGGTTGCCTAATATGTATGGCGAAGCGGCTTTAAACGGTTGGGCTGAAGTGGTCCGACAAGTTCATGAAGCTGGTGGCAAGATTTTCCCGCAAATTCTGCATATGGGCATGGTTCGTCCTCTGGGAGCCCAGCCTAATCCGGAGGCTCTGTCGATTGGACCCTCGGGGCTGGACCTGGAAGGAAACAAAGTGACTGCACCGATGACAGAAGAAGAAATCGCCAGCGTTATACAAGCATTTGCTGATGCAGCAGCAAATGCAAAGTCAATAGGCTTTGATGGTGTTGAACTTCACGGTGCTCACGGTTTTCTGATTGATCAATTCTTCTGGGAGAAAACAAATGAGCGGAGTGATCGCTATGGCGGTGACATGATAAACCGTATGCAGTTCGCCGCCCAAATTGTTCAGGCTGTCCGTGCTGCTGTAGGTCCTGAATACCCTATTGCGATGCGACTGTCCCAATGGAAGATGAATGATTATACTGCGAAGCTGGTCGATACGCCGGAACAACTGGAGCAATTCTTGAGTGTGTTGGTAACAGCAGGTGTGGACATATTTCATTGCTCGACACGCCACTTCGGGGAGTCCGAATTTGAAGGTTCCAAGCTTAGCTTTGCCGGTTGGGTGAAGAAGCTTAGTGGGAAAACAACGATTACTGTGGGCGCTGTAGGTATGGATAGTGATATGAATGATCTTCTGGAGCGGCTGGACAACCATGAATTTGATCTGGTAGCCGTTGCCCGAGCACTGCTTGGCGATCCTGCATGGGCTACCAAAATACGTGAAGGCCGACTTCATGAACTTCATGCTTTTACACCTGAAGCCATTAGCACTCTGTTCTAA
- a CDS encoding TetR/AcrR family transcriptional regulator, whose protein sequence is MPVILSPNPNDPRVIRTRQLIMDAFAELLHTMDFNTMTISDITRKATINRATFYAHFADKYALLEALLAAAFLEYFLKRIDAEARLTEETIQQLIFSLCDYHESSNSCVKKYDSVSLIIEENIKKRLEKFILQLITKVTDTTDEKTLETTATMLGWSIYGVTYRWNLEGRKEAPSALAQRIVPLIVNGVALLNASGTK, encoded by the coding sequence ATGCCTGTTATACTTTCACCGAACCCAAACGATCCACGCGTCATTCGAACGCGTCAATTAATTATGGATGCATTCGCAGAGCTATTACATACCATGGACTTCAACACGATGACGATCAGCGATATTACTAGAAAAGCAACCATTAATCGGGCTACGTTCTATGCCCATTTTGCAGATAAATACGCACTGCTTGAAGCCCTTTTGGCAGCTGCGTTTCTGGAGTATTTTCTCAAAAGAATTGATGCTGAGGCACGCTTGACGGAGGAGACCATTCAGCAACTCATTTTTTCATTGTGTGATTATCATGAATCAAGCAATAGCTGCGTCAAAAAATATGATTCAGTGTCACTGATCATTGAAGAAAATATTAAGAAACGATTAGAGAAATTCATACTTCAACTAATAACTAAAGTCACTGACACAACGGATGAAAAAACATTGGAAACAACTGCAACCATGTTAGGCTGGTCAATCTATGGCGTAACCTATCGCTGGAATCTGGAGGGGAGAAAGGAAGCTCCGTCTGCCTTAGCCCAGAGAATCGTACCATTAATAGTTAATGGGGTTGCTTTATTAAATGCCTCAGGCACTAAATAA
- a CDS encoding nitrite reductase (NAD(P)H) small subunit, giving the protein MELTKQEVIVGVVADFLPRIGRVVVAGNVELAIFRASDETIYALENRSPHPKGGPLAEGIVSGYYLYDPLYDWKIDLRTGEVQAPDQGQAVTYPVTLVGETVKVSL; this is encoded by the coding sequence ATGGAATTGACCAAACAAGAGGTAATTGTAGGAGTAGTAGCGGATTTTCTACCTAGAATCGGCCGTGTAGTTGTCGCAGGCAATGTGGAGTTAGCTATATTCCGGGCCTCAGACGAAACCATTTATGCGCTGGAGAATCGAAGTCCTCATCCAAAAGGTGGACCCCTCGCAGAAGGAATCGTATCCGGCTACTATCTGTATGATCCATTATATGATTGGAAAATCGATCTTCGCACTGGTGAGGTACAAGCTCCAGATCAGGGTCAGGCCGTAACTTATCCGGTCACCCTTGTAGGAGAAACCGTTAAGGTCAGCTTATAG
- a CDS encoding Crp/Fnr family transcriptional regulator, translating into MKEHYNVIEARGNTNCFSEQNFNRLLVTMKERMIPEGSHLFWEGDYSDKLFYIKRGRVKLTKSTDEGKELILYMYQAGDMVGQADPFFSTKHSFTAEVIEESEVGVIEQKDLEILICQHCDFAIDFMKWMGIHHRLTQTKFRDLMMYGKPGALCSTLIRLGNTYGERSGENILINKKITHTDLSNMIGATRESVNRMLSDLRKKDAVEYENGMIVIKDLGMLQDICHCELCPNEICRI; encoded by the coding sequence ATAAAAGAACATTATAATGTTATCGAAGCCCGCGGGAATACAAACTGTTTCTCCGAACAAAATTTTAACAGACTTCTAGTCACAATGAAAGAGCGCATGATCCCTGAAGGATCACACCTGTTCTGGGAAGGCGACTACTCGGATAAATTGTTTTATATCAAACGTGGACGTGTGAAGTTAACCAAATCAACAGACGAAGGCAAGGAATTGATTCTTTATATGTATCAGGCCGGCGACATGGTGGGCCAAGCTGACCCGTTCTTCAGCACAAAGCACAGCTTCACAGCTGAGGTCATTGAAGAAAGTGAAGTTGGCGTTATTGAGCAGAAGGATCTGGAGATTCTCATCTGCCAGCATTGCGATTTTGCCATCGACTTTATGAAATGGATGGGTATTCACCACCGTCTCACGCAGACGAAATTCCGTGATTTGATGATGTACGGCAAACCGGGCGCTCTCTGCTCTACGCTGATTCGTCTGGGCAACACCTATGGTGAGAGAAGCGGCGAGAACATTCTGATCAACAAAAAAATCACGCATACAGACCTGTCCAATATGATCGGTGCAACCCGTGAAAGTGTCAACCGGATGCTAAGCGATCTGCGTAAGAAGGACGCTGTAGAGTACGAGAATGGCATGATTGTGATCAAGGACTTAGGCATGCTTCAAGATATTTGCCACTGCGAATTGTGTCCGAACGAAATTTGCCGCATTTAA
- the nirB gene encoding nitrite reductase large subunit NirB produces the protein MTANREKLVLVGNGMAGVGTIEQILKLGGIYDITIFGSESHPNYNRIMLSYVLEGSKTVEDIILNDLNWYKDNNITLHTGTTVTRIDEASHQIFTDNGMAVPYDKVIIATGSNSFILPVPGSDKDGVVGFRDIADCETMLAAAKQYSKAAVIGGGLLGLEAAKGLVNLGMDVTVVHLMEDLMERQLDRNASSMLQAELTRQGVKFAMGKQTVELTGEQRVSGLRFSDDTELAADFVVMAVGIKPNVALAKDSGITVNRGIVVNDYLQTSMENVYSVGECTEHRGLCYGLVAPLFEQGMILAKHLCGVETNPYEGSVVSTKLKISGVDVFSAGEFIDSPEHTVISAKDDWKRTYKKILLKNNIIVGAVLFGDVTESANLQKLVKQGTEMTDAIYAEVMGTGCCGDGGAKKSMSIEAMADEEIVCGCNGVTKKAIVDAVTENGFTTVDEIKACTGATRSCGGCKPVVEQILQFVLGDSFQQGAKQGICSCTTLSRDEIVAEITTKGLRTTKEVMNVLDWKQAEGCSKCRPAVNYYLGMIYPDTHEDEKESRFVNERMGANIQKDGTFTVVPRMYGGVTTPEDLMKIAEVSLKYDVKVVKVTGGQRLDLIGVKKEDVPKVWEELDMPSGYAYAKSLRTVKTCVGSQFCRFGTQDSMGMGALIERKYERLDFPAKFKIAVNGCPRNCAESCTKDIGIVGNDGGWEIFIGGNGGIKPRIADAFCKVKTDEELLEVCSAVMQYYRETGNYLERTSEWVERMGLETIQTAIMDNELNRKELAARIDFALAQVTDPWKKMLEDDSTRTALFEKTTV, from the coding sequence ATGACAGCAAACAGAGAAAAGCTAGTATTGGTCGGCAACGGTATGGCAGGCGTAGGTACAATCGAGCAGATACTGAAGCTTGGTGGTATTTATGATATTACCATCTTCGGCAGTGAGTCACACCCCAACTACAATCGGATTATGTTGTCCTATGTTCTTGAAGGCAGCAAAACAGTGGAAGATATTATACTTAACGACTTAAACTGGTACAAAGACAATAACATTACATTGCACACGGGAACCACAGTCACCAGAATTGACGAAGCCTCCCATCAAATATTCACTGATAACGGAATGGCAGTTCCATACGATAAAGTAATTATTGCGACAGGGTCGAATTCGTTCATACTGCCAGTTCCAGGCAGTGATAAAGACGGCGTGGTTGGTTTCCGTGATATCGCGGATTGTGAAACGATGCTGGCAGCGGCCAAACAATATAGCAAGGCGGCTGTTATTGGCGGTGGACTACTCGGTTTGGAAGCGGCCAAAGGGCTGGTTAACCTCGGGATGGACGTTACGGTTGTGCATCTGATGGAGGACCTGATGGAGCGCCAGCTAGATCGCAATGCATCCTCCATGCTGCAAGCTGAACTTACACGTCAAGGTGTGAAATTCGCGATGGGCAAACAAACGGTCGAATTGACTGGCGAACAACGGGTTAGCGGCCTGCGTTTCAGTGATGATACAGAGCTTGCTGCAGACTTTGTTGTTATGGCTGTTGGAATTAAACCGAATGTAGCGCTCGCTAAAGATAGTGGAATTACAGTAAATCGCGGGATTGTGGTTAATGATTATCTGCAAACTTCAATGGAGAATGTATATTCTGTCGGTGAGTGTACCGAGCATCGCGGGTTGTGTTATGGCCTGGTCGCCCCACTATTCGAGCAGGGGATGATATTGGCTAAACATCTGTGTGGGGTCGAAACTAATCCCTATGAAGGTTCCGTTGTATCTACAAAACTTAAAATATCCGGTGTAGATGTCTTTTCTGCTGGTGAATTTATAGATTCTCCTGAACATACGGTGATCTCAGCCAAGGATGATTGGAAGAGAACCTACAAGAAGATTTTGCTCAAAAATAATATTATTGTTGGCGCGGTCCTGTTCGGCGATGTAACCGAATCAGCCAACCTCCAGAAGCTAGTCAAGCAAGGTACAGAAATGACTGACGCGATTTATGCCGAGGTTATGGGCACGGGCTGCTGTGGTGACGGTGGCGCCAAGAAGAGCATGTCCATTGAAGCTATGGCGGATGAAGAAATTGTCTGCGGCTGCAATGGCGTAACCAAAAAAGCGATAGTAGATGCAGTTACCGAGAATGGCTTCACTACCGTTGATGAGATCAAAGCGTGTACGGGTGCTACCCGTTCTTGCGGTGGCTGTAAACCGGTAGTAGAACAAATTCTGCAATTCGTGCTGGGGGACAGCTTTCAGCAAGGTGCGAAGCAAGGGATATGCAGCTGTACTACGCTTAGTCGTGACGAGATCGTTGCTGAGATTACGACCAAAGGCCTGAGAACAACTAAAGAGGTCATGAACGTACTGGACTGGAAACAGGCAGAAGGCTGCTCCAAATGTCGCCCGGCAGTTAATTATTATCTGGGTATGATTTATCCCGATACGCATGAGGATGAGAAGGAATCACGTTTTGTGAACGAACGGATGGGCGCCAATATTCAGAAGGATGGTACCTTCACGGTCGTTCCGCGGATGTATGGTGGGGTTACTACACCAGAAGATCTGATGAAAATTGCCGAAGTATCCTTGAAGTATGATGTGAAGGTTGTAAAGGTAACTGGAGGCCAGCGTCTGGATCTGATCGGGGTGAAAAAAGAGGATGTGCCGAAGGTCTGGGAAGAGCTGGATATGCCTTCGGGTTATGCTTACGCCAAATCTCTGCGTACCGTCAAGACTTGTGTAGGCTCGCAGTTCTGTCGCTTTGGTACACAGGATTCGATGGGTATGGGCGCGCTAATAGAGCGTAAATACGAACGTCTTGATTTTCCAGCTAAATTCAAAATTGCAGTCAATGGCTGCCCGCGCAACTGTGCAGAATCCTGTACGAAGGATATCGGCATCGTCGGCAATGACGGCGGCTGGGAAATATTTATCGGTGGGAATGGCGGTATCAAGCCCCGTATTGCTGACGCTTTCTGCAAGGTGAAGACGGATGAAGAGTTGCTAGAAGTATGCTCAGCAGTGATGCAATATTATCGTGAAACCGGCAACTACCTGGAAAGAACCTCGGAGTGGGTAGAGCGTATGGGACTGGAAACGATTCAAACAGCCATTATGGACAATGAGCTGAACCGTAAAGAGCTGGCTGCACGGATAGACTTTGCCTTGGCTCAGGTTACAGATCCTTGGAAGAAAATGCTGGAAGATGATAGTACGCGTACGGCACTTTTTGAGAAGACAACGGTTTAA
- a CDS encoding VTT domain-containing protein yields the protein MRKWLVAILYVSGISIAFIYRYNILSWMKQDHNIILSIGTATLLAMFPVVPYKAIIGLYGYAYGSLYGAIICWLATNLAAAIMFGGTKYLFQHKARTYLASVPMLEKFTAAVERRPFASVVLARLAPVIPQTVVNVYAGAAGLPFWSYIAASAIGKIPGIALFAFLGGNVFQHPTSAVIAIIIYAAVLALAGWSLRPPSPDGKNRI from the coding sequence ATGAGAAAATGGCTGGTGGCGATCCTGTATGTTTCGGGCATAAGCATCGCGTTTATCTACAGATATAACATCCTCAGTTGGATGAAGCAGGATCATAATATTATCCTATCCATCGGAACCGCTACTTTGCTGGCGATGTTTCCAGTTGTGCCTTATAAAGCCATCATTGGCTTATACGGATATGCCTACGGAAGTCTGTATGGTGCAATAATCTGCTGGTTGGCTACTAATCTGGCTGCAGCCATAATGTTCGGCGGGACCAAATATTTGTTCCAGCACAAGGCGAGGACCTATTTGGCCTCTGTGCCGATGCTTGAAAAGTTCACGGCTGCCGTGGAACGGCGCCCTTTCGCCTCTGTTGTGCTGGCCCGACTGGCACCGGTTATCCCGCAGACCGTCGTTAATGTCTACGCAGGGGCTGCCGGACTTCCTTTCTGGAGTTATATTGCTGCTTCAGCTATCGGTAAAATACCCGGGATAGCCTTATTCGCCTTTCTCGGTGGCAATGTATTTCAGCATCCAACAAGTGCTGTTATCGCCATCATCATCTACGCCGCTGTGCTGGCTCTTGCTGGCTGGTCCCTACGCCCTCCTTCACCGGATGGGAAGAACCGTATATAA
- a CDS encoding helix-turn-helix domain-containing protein, which yields MEQHQLTMCPRFETAFSFLGKRWNGLIIQTLMSGPKRFKDISGLIPLMSDKMLSERMKDLECEGILVRHVYPETPVRIEYELTDKGRALEPVMQQIQSWAESWVE from the coding sequence ATGGAACAACATCAGTTAACGATGTGCCCCAGATTTGAAACTGCCTTCTCTTTCTTAGGCAAACGATGGAATGGACTTATTATTCAGACATTAATGAGCGGACCGAAACGCTTTAAAGATATTTCCGGTCTGATTCCATTAATGAGCGATAAGATGCTATCTGAGCGGATGAAGGATTTGGAATGCGAAGGTATTCTGGTACGCCATGTGTATCCAGAAACACCGGTACGTATTGAGTATGAGCTGACAGACAAAGGTCGTGCACTGGAGCCAGTTATGCAGCAGATTCAGTCTTGGGCCGAGAGCTGGGTAGAGTAG
- the msrA gene encoding peptide-methionine (S)-S-oxide reductase MsrA yields MSDVQHNHIGSKTEKATFAGGCFWCMVTPFEELPGIIEVVSGYTGGHTVNPTYEEVCSETTGHVEAVQITFDPDIFPYSKLLELFWQQIDPTDAGGQFYDRGTSYGTAIFTHSEEQLQQAEASKVALQESGRFTKPIVTPILPAVAFYRAEEYHQGYHHKNPAHYKRYRKGSGRDAFIENHWTHKEDKKSLKERLTPLQYEVTQNSATESPFRNDFWDHHGDGIYVDIVSGEPLFSSQDKFDSDCGWPSFTGPIRKYSVKEKADLTHFMIRTEVRSKVADSHLGHVFNDGPGADGLRYCINSAALRFVPKEDLEQEGYGEYRAHFQGLSHK; encoded by the coding sequence ATGAGTGATGTTCAACATAACCATATAGGTTCAAAGACGGAAAAGGCAACGTTCGCAGGTGGATGCTTCTGGTGTATGGTCACCCCGTTTGAGGAGCTGCCCGGCATCATTGAAGTGGTCTCCGGCTACACCGGTGGTCATACCGTGAATCCAACCTATGAGGAGGTTTGCTCGGAAACCACAGGGCATGTAGAGGCTGTGCAGATCACATTTGATCCTGATATTTTCCCCTACAGCAAATTGCTCGAACTGTTCTGGCAGCAGATTGATCCAACCGATGCAGGTGGACAATTCTATGACCGTGGCACTTCTTACGGCACCGCTATCTTCACGCATAGTGAAGAACAACTTCAGCAGGCTGAAGCCTCCAAGGTAGCCTTACAGGAGAGCGGACGCTTCACCAAACCAATTGTCACGCCAATCCTTCCAGCAGTAGCTTTCTATCGGGCCGAAGAATATCACCAGGGATATCATCACAAGAACCCTGCACATTACAAGCGCTACCGTAAAGGGTCAGGCCGGGATGCTTTTATCGAGAATCACTGGACCCACAAAGAGGACAAAAAAAGCCTAAAGGAACGCTTAACTCCGCTTCAATATGAAGTGACGCAGAATAGTGCTACGGAATCTCCTTTCCGCAATGATTTCTGGGATCACCATGGAGATGGCATTTATGTAGATATCGTATCCGGGGAGCCGTTATTCAGCTCACAGGACAAATTCGATTCCGACTGCGGCTGGCCTAGCTTTACCGGTCCAATCCGGAAGTATTCCGTCAAAGAAAAAGCAGATCTCACCCATTTCATGATCCGGACGGAAGTCCGCAGTAAAGTAGCCGATTCTCATCTGGGTCACGTCTTTAATGATGGTCCCGGAGCGGACGGCCTGCGCTACTGCATCAATTCAGCGGCACTTCGCTTTGTGCCCAAAGAAGATTTGGAGCAGGAAGGTTATGGAGAGTATCGTGCTCATTTTCAGGGGCTGTCTCATAAGTAA